In the Staphylococcus condimenti genome, one interval contains:
- a CDS encoding amidohydrolase family protein, translating into MTKGIIDVHHHIIPDVYKSALVKNGVDKAGGMPIKDWTPEDSIAYMDRLGIEVGIGSISDPGLNPLDKEARKQTAREINDFEANMIQEYPNRFGGFATLPLPEVEDSIQELKYALDELKLDGVGLLSNYNEHFLGDPIFEDVMKELDKRNAVVFIHPSAAQADQQRPYYCQIDFLLEFTFNTTRAAANLVLSGTMDRYPNIKFILGHAGGTLPYLRWRIDQSYSWMIENLEDAVKLSKRPAEYISDFYYETALSTQPATFEALEETTDESHLLFGSDAHYAPETQAAKMIEIIENYHKFSESEIAAIERKNALELFPRFK; encoded by the coding sequence ATGACTAAAGGTATTATTGATGTGCATCATCATATTATTCCAGATGTATATAAATCGGCATTGGTGAAAAATGGGGTGGATAAAGCAGGAGGAATGCCTATCAAAGATTGGACACCTGAAGATAGTATTGCATATATGGATCGTTTAGGCATTGAAGTAGGTATCGGTTCTATTTCAGATCCTGGACTTAATCCGCTTGATAAAGAGGCAAGAAAGCAGACTGCGAGAGAAATTAATGACTTTGAAGCTAATATGATTCAAGAATACCCCAATCGCTTCGGCGGATTTGCGACGCTGCCACTTCCTGAAGTAGAAGATTCGATACAAGAATTGAAGTATGCGTTAGATGAATTAAAACTAGACGGTGTAGGTTTGCTTTCAAATTACAATGAACACTTCTTAGGAGATCCTATTTTTGAAGATGTGATGAAAGAACTGGATAAGCGTAATGCGGTTGTTTTCATTCATCCAAGTGCAGCACAAGCTGACCAGCAGCGACCATATTATTGTCAAATTGATTTCTTATTAGAGTTTACCTTTAATACGACGCGTGCAGCGGCAAATTTAGTATTGAGCGGTACAATGGATCGTTATCCGAATATTAAATTCATCTTAGGACATGCTGGGGGTACATTGCCTTATTTAAGATGGAGAATTGATCAATCTTATAGTTGGATGATTGAAAATCTTGAAGACGCTGTTAAACTAAGTAAGCGACCTGCTGAATATATCAGCGACTTCTATTATGAAACAGCTTTATCAACGCAACCTGCAACTTTTGAAGCACTGGAAGAAACAACAGATGAATCTCATTTATTATTCGGCAGTGATGCACATTATGCGCCAGAAACTCAAGCAGCGAAAATGATTGAGATTATAGAGAATTACCATAAATTCAGTGAAAGCGAAATTGCAGCAATTGAACGTAAAAATGCATTAGAATTATTCCCGAGATTTAAATAA
- a CDS encoding Glu/Leu/Phe/Val family dehydrogenase: MTENNNLVASTQQIIKEALHKLGFDDGMYDLVKEPLRFLEVRIPVRMDDGTVKTFTGYRAQHNDAVGPTKGGVRFHPNVNVDEVKALSMWMTMKCGIVDLPYGGGKGGIICDPRQMSIHEVERLSRGYVRAISQIVGPSKDIPAPDVMTNSQIMAWMMDEYSALDKFNSPGFITGKPIVLGGSQGRDRSTALGVVIAIEQAAKLRDLDLNGAKIVIQGFGNAGSFLAKFLFDKGAKIVGISDAYGALSDPEGLDIDYLLDRRDSFGTVTNLFEETISNKELFELDCDILIPAAIENQITKENAPNIKADILVEAANGPTTLEATRILHERGILLVPDVLASAGGVTVSYFEWVQNNQGYYWTEEEVNEKMRDKLVTAFNDIYELAQNRKIDMRLAAYIVGIKRTAEAARYRGWA, translated from the coding sequence ATGACTGAGAATAATAATTTAGTGGCGTCTACACAACAAATTATTAAAGAAGCTTTGCATAAATTAGGCTTTGATGACGGCATGTATGATTTAGTTAAAGAACCATTGAGATTTTTAGAAGTACGTATCCCTGTAAGAATGGATGATGGTACTGTAAAAACTTTCACAGGATATCGTGCGCAACATAACGACGCAGTTGGTCCTACTAAAGGCGGCGTGCGTTTCCACCCTAATGTAAACGTGGACGAAGTAAAAGCATTATCAATGTGGATGACAATGAAATGCGGAATCGTTGACTTACCTTACGGCGGCGGTAAAGGCGGTATTATTTGCGACCCTCGCCAAATGAGTATTCATGAAGTTGAACGCTTATCACGCGGATATGTTCGTGCAATTTCACAAATCGTTGGACCATCTAAAGATATTCCAGCGCCAGACGTAATGACAAACTCACAAATCATGGCTTGGATGATGGATGAGTACAGTGCATTAGATAAATTCAACTCACCTGGATTTATCACTGGTAAACCGATTGTATTGGGTGGTTCACAAGGACGCGACCGTTCAACTGCACTTGGTGTGGTTATTGCAATTGAACAAGCGGCTAAATTACGTGATTTAGACTTAAACGGTGCTAAAATCGTAATTCAAGGTTTCGGTAATGCAGGAAGTTTCTTAGCGAAATTCTTATTTGATAAAGGTGCTAAAATTGTGGGTATCTCTGATGCATACGGTGCATTATCTGATCCAGAAGGTTTAGATATCGATTACTTATTAGATCGCAGAGACAGCTTTGGTACAGTAACAAACTTATTTGAAGAAACAATTTCAAATAAAGAATTATTCGAATTAGATTGCGACATCTTAATCCCAGCTGCTATTGAAAACCAAATTACTAAAGAAAATGCGCCGAATATTAAAGCAGATATCTTAGTAGAAGCAGCAAATGGTCCAACTACATTAGAAGCTACTCGTATTTTACATGAACGCGGAATTCTTTTAGTACCAGACGTATTAGCAAGTGCCGGCGGTGTAACAGTATCTTACTTCGAATGGGTACAAAATAACCAAGGTTACTACTGGACAGAAGAAGAAGTTAATGAAAAAATGCGTGATAAATTAGTTACAGCATTTAATGACATTTACGAATTAGCACAAAACCGTAAAATCGACATGCGTTTAGCTGCGTATATCGTAGGTATTAAACGTACAGCTGAAGCTGCACGTTACCGCGGATGGGCTTAA
- a CDS encoding ornithine--oxo-acid transaminase, with amino-acid sequence MTKSEEIIKKTEHYGAPNYKPLPIVISEAEGIWVTDPEGNKYMDMLAAYSAVNQGHRHPKVIEALKEQADKVTLVSRAFNSDNLGDWYEKVSELTGKEKVLPMNTGAEAVETAVKAARRWAYEHKNIEPDKAEIIAFNGNFHGRTMAPVSLSSEAEYQRGYGPLLEGFLKVDFGDVDQLKDAINENTAAILVEPIQGEAGINVPPEGYLKEIRKLADENNVLFIADEIQSGLGRSGKTFATDWDGVKPDVYILGKALGGGVLPISAVAADSEVLDVFTPGSHGSTFGGNPLAAAVSIAALDVLKDEKLAERSRELGEYFQDELKKIDNPVIKEVRGRGLFIGVELNEDARPYAEALKEEGLLCKETHDTVIRFAPPLIITKEEIDDALERIKKVFS; translated from the coding sequence ATGACAAAATCTGAAGAAATTATCAAAAAGACAGAACACTATGGTGCGCCGAACTATAAACCTCTACCGATTGTCATTTCAGAAGCTGAAGGGATTTGGGTAACCGATCCAGAAGGCAATAAATACATGGATATGTTAGCAGCATATTCAGCTGTTAACCAAGGTCACCGTCATCCGAAAGTCATCGAAGCTTTAAAAGAACAAGCAGATAAAGTCACTTTAGTTTCTCGTGCATTTAACAGTGATAACCTTGGGGATTGGTATGAAAAAGTCAGCGAATTGACTGGAAAAGAAAAAGTATTACCAATGAATACAGGCGCTGAAGCGGTAGAAACTGCAGTAAAAGCTGCACGCCGCTGGGCATATGAACACAAAAATATTGAACCTGATAAAGCAGAAATCATTGCTTTTAACGGCAACTTCCATGGTCGTACAATGGCCCCTGTTTCTTTATCATCAGAAGCAGAATATCAACGCGGATATGGTCCATTACTAGAAGGTTTCCTTAAAGTAGACTTCGGTGATGTTGATCAATTAAAAGATGCAATCAATGAAAATACGGCAGCTATTTTAGTAGAGCCGATTCAGGGTGAAGCAGGTATTAATGTACCGCCAGAAGGCTATTTAAAAGAAATCCGCAAATTAGCTGATGAGAACAATGTGTTATTTATTGCAGATGAAATCCAATCAGGACTTGGCCGTTCAGGTAAAACATTTGCGACAGATTGGGATGGTGTAAAACCAGACGTTTATATCTTAGGCAAAGCATTAGGCGGCGGTGTATTACCTATTTCTGCAGTAGCAGCAGATAGTGAAGTTTTAGATGTCTTCACACCAGGATCTCATGGTTCTACATTCGGCGGTAATCCATTAGCTGCAGCTGTTTCAATTGCAGCATTAGATGTATTAAAGGATGAAAAATTAGCTGAACGTTCACGTGAACTTGGAGAATATTTCCAAGATGAATTGAAAAAAATTGATAATCCAGTGATTAAAGAAGTACGCGGACGCGGATTATTCATCGGTGTTGAATTAAACGAAGATGCAAGACCGTATGCTGAAGCGTTGAAAGAAGAAGGATTATTATGCAAAGAAACGCATGATACAGTGATTCGTTTTGCACCGCCATTGATTATTACTAAGGAAGAAATCGACGATGCATTAGAACGTATTAAGAAAGTATTCAGCTAA
- the pruA gene encoding L-glutamate gamma-semialdehyde dehydrogenase, with protein sequence MIPYQHEPFTDFSKVENREAYEKALKKVEDDLGREYPLIINGERIFTDDKVRSFNPSNRDETIGYVSKANKELAAKAVDAAKEAFKTWRNVAPEVRADILFRAAAITRRRKHEFSALLTKEGGKPWKEADADTAEAIDFMEYYGRQMLKLKDGKPVNSRPGEYNQYDYLPIGVSVVISPWNFAYAIMAGTTVAPVVTGNTVLLKPSSNTPVISYKFMEVLEEAGLPKGVVNWIPGDSSDIGDYLVENKDVGLISFTGSKNVGTSIMQKASKIQEGQNHLKRVIAEMGGKDTIVVDSEADLDVATDAIVYSAFGFSGQKCSACSRVIAVEDIYDELVERLKTATEKLTVGDSAEYDNFMGPVIDEKALNKIKDYLKVGEKEGRLVVGGKVDDEVGNFVYPTIFADLKYDDRVMQEEIFGPVVGITKAKDFDQAIEYANATEYGLTGAVISNNRFKLEQARRDFMVGNLYFNRGCTGAVVGYQPFGGFKMSGTDSKAGGPDYLVLHLQGRTVSEHL encoded by the coding sequence ATGATTCCATATCAACATGAACCATTTACAGATTTTTCTAAAGTAGAAAATAGAGAGGCTTATGAAAAAGCACTCAAAAAGGTGGAAGATGACTTAGGCAGAGAGTATCCACTTATTATTAATGGTGAACGTATTTTCACTGACGATAAGGTTCGTTCATTTAACCCATCAAATAGAGACGAAACAATTGGTTATGTTTCTAAAGCAAACAAAGAGTTAGCTGCTAAGGCTGTAGATGCAGCAAAAGAAGCATTTAAAACTTGGCGTAATGTTGCACCTGAAGTAAGAGCTGATATCTTATTCAGAGCTGCTGCAATTACACGTCGTCGTAAACATGAATTTTCAGCGCTTTTAACTAAAGAAGGCGGAAAACCATGGAAAGAAGCGGATGCAGATACTGCAGAAGCAATTGACTTTATGGAATATTATGGTCGCCAAATGTTGAAATTAAAAGATGGTAAACCTGTAAATTCACGTCCAGGTGAATACAACCAATACGACTACTTGCCAATAGGCGTATCAGTGGTTATTTCTCCTTGGAACTTTGCTTATGCAATCATGGCAGGTACTACAGTTGCACCAGTAGTTACTGGTAACACTGTATTATTAAAACCTTCATCAAATACTCCAGTTATTTCTTATAAATTTATGGAAGTATTAGAAGAAGCAGGTCTTCCTAAAGGGGTAGTTAACTGGATTCCTGGTGATTCAAGCGACATCGGTGATTATTTAGTTGAAAACAAAGATGTTGGCTTAATTTCATTTACTGGTTCTAAAAATGTAGGTACAAGCATCATGCAAAAAGCTTCTAAAATTCAAGAAGGACAAAACCACTTGAAACGTGTTATCGCTGAAATGGGCGGTAAAGATACTATCGTTGTAGATAGTGAAGCAGATTTAGATGTTGCAACTGATGCAATTGTTTACTCAGCATTTGGATTCTCTGGACAAAAATGTTCAGCATGCTCTCGTGTCATCGCTGTTGAAGATATCTATGATGAATTAGTAGAACGATTAAAAACAGCAACTGAAAAATTAACAGTTGGTGATTCAGCTGAATATGACAACTTCATGGGTCCTGTTATCGATGAAAAAGCATTGAATAAAATTAAAGATTACTTGAAAGTCGGAGAAAAAGAAGGACGCTTAGTTGTAGGCGGCAAAGTCGATGATGAAGTCGGAAACTTTGTTTATCCAACAATCTTTGCTGACTTAAAATATGATGACCGTGTTATGCAAGAAGAAATCTTTGGTCCAGTGGTAGGTATCACTAAAGCTAAAGATTTCGATCAAGCTATCGAATACGCGAATGCAACTGAATATGGTTTAACAGGTGCTGTTATTTCTAACAACCGCTTCAAACTTGAACAAGCTCGTCGCGACTTCATGGTCGGAAACCTATACTTCAACCGTGGTTGCACAGGTGCTGTAGTAGGATATCAACCATTCGGCGGTTTCAAAATGTCAGGTACAGACTCAAAAGCAGGCGGCCCAGATTATCTAGTATTACACTTGCAAGGCCGTACAGTTTCAGAACACCTATAA